The proteins below are encoded in one region of Ferroplasma acidiphilum:
- a CDS encoding CDGSH iron-sulfur domain-containing protein: MSRIVLHERDKPYMVKVGDKEVHICACGLSENKPYCDGHHMKTVDEDGKLYVYDHNGDRLEVSSFYKKE, encoded by the coding sequence ATGTCTAGAATTGTTTTGCATGAAAGAGACAAACCATATATGGTAAAGGTAGGCGATAAAGAGGTTCATATATGTGCATGTGGCCTGTCGGAAAATAAACCATATTGTGATGGACACCATATGAAGACCGTGGACGAAGATGGTAAATTGTATGTTTATGACCACAATGGGGACAGATTAGAAGTAAGTTCATTCTATAAAAAAGAATAA
- a CDS encoding NAD(P)H-hydrate dehydratase: MDYLDEKSMDINYASTYGNTYKLMKQAGKSISDFVERTIQPGKSIAIICGTGNNAGDGICCGEYLLEKYNVSVLLIKDVKGLKTQETRRAINDYNGAYYPLSSLDEVISRSDIIIDAIFGVGINGDPRKPYSEVIQNINNSGKTIISVDVPSGFPTNIQVKPDYTVTFTDIKSGMNSENSGKIIVSDIGIPEQIKSTVGPGDMVYMPISPSESHKGMNGIVGILAGWEFPGAAVMSSLSAYNVGPDLVKVFTNEVNRPIIMSYNPGIMFYPVNGKNFPDITGLNSMLIGPGMGRSKEAEDLIKYAIKNYNGQLILDADALKLITPPEVKGRNAIITPHSMEFKAFTGLEPTEENAVETAKKYGLIILLKGSKDIITDGVNIRYSYGGNSRMTMGGTGDVLAGIVAGIASRKVSPLRSASLGSFINKKCGDIAFEKFGSYYGIMDMIDNIKIIMHNKF; the protein is encoded by the coding sequence ATGGATTATCTCGATGAAAAATCTATGGATATTAATTATGCCAGTACCTATGGTAATACATATAAACTGATGAAACAGGCAGGCAAATCCATATCAGATTTTGTGGAACGTACAATCCAACCGGGCAAATCCATAGCAATAATATGTGGCACGGGCAATAATGCCGGGGATGGCATATGTTGCGGCGAATATCTTCTTGAAAAGTATAATGTTTCTGTTCTGCTAATTAAAGATGTGAAAGGATTAAAAACACAGGAAACCAGGAGAGCTATAAATGATTACAATGGAGCATACTACCCATTATCTTCCCTTGATGAGGTTATATCCAGATCCGATATAATAATAGATGCAATTTTTGGAGTTGGGATCAATGGTGATCCTCGAAAGCCATACAGTGAAGTAATACAAAATATCAATAATAGTGGAAAAACTATAATCTCTGTGGATGTACCATCTGGATTCCCGACAAATATACAGGTAAAACCGGATTATACGGTTACATTTACAGATATTAAATCTGGCATGAACAGTGAAAATAGTGGCAAAATTATAGTTTCAGACATAGGAATACCGGAACAGATAAAATCTACTGTAGGGCCAGGTGACATGGTTTACATGCCCATTTCACCCTCTGAATCCCATAAAGGCATGAACGGAATAGTTGGAATACTTGCTGGCTGGGAATTTCCAGGTGCAGCTGTGATGTCATCGCTTTCTGCGTATAATGTGGGCCCTGACCTTGTTAAAGTATTTACAAATGAGGTTAACAGGCCCATAATAATGTCGTATAATCCAGGTATAATGTTTTATCCTGTGAATGGAAAGAATTTTCCTGATATAACGGGCTTGAATTCTATGCTTATAGGCCCGGGAATGGGGAGAAGTAAGGAAGCAGAGGATTTAATAAAGTACGCAATAAAAAATTATAATGGGCAGTTAATACTGGATGCTGACGCATTAAAACTTATAACCCCGCCGGAAGTTAAGGGCAGAAATGCAATAATTACCCCGCATTCAATGGAATTCAAAGCATTTACTGGCCTGGAACCCACAGAAGAAAACGCAGTTGAAACGGCTAAAAAATATGGCCTTATAATTTTATTGAAGGGAAGTAAGGATATAATCACCGATGGTGTTAACATCCGTTATTCATATGGTGGCAATAGCCGCATGACAATGGGCGGGACCGGCGATGTACTGGCTGGAATAGTTGCTGGCATTGCATCAAGAAAGGTAAGCCCATTGAGGTCAGCAAGCCTCGGGTCTTTTATAAACAAAAAATGTGGTGACATAGCTTTTGAAAAATTTGGCTCTTATTACGGCATAATGGATATGATAGATAATATTAAAATCATCATGCATAATAAATTTTAA
- a CDS encoding AMP-binding protein: MIEAINSHVNIPDISMYSLLLRNAEVNGSRPIIIFYDKYITYSKLLKYVDSMAYQLEHRLNVRTGETIAIIMDFSPPYIISIISSIKIGARILIIDGKTDDSTINGYIDKYGIKVMIICKKFAEKAKNERIKYIVSDPNDFLTLGKALINNIRNRSYVKYGNNVLKFYEFIYSDNVPDLPEAHEPSCIMFHIENELLVFNMKSIIGETFIINYWLPKFDGKPVFYSGIDHSTPLGLIYSITLPISFSGTIVINSPASISRNACDFVVGPPSFYSQIIEKKINISGVKYCIMPFYDREIENAFHQYTDIPLITGRSDQFTLTTHMNPFDDIRAGSFGMPVNYVECMINPENELLIKTPYLPVIYENNKKKEYEWYNLHTKVKVVDNYYYSL; encoded by the coding sequence ATGATCGAGGCAATAAATAGCCATGTTAACATCCCGGACATTTCAATGTATTCACTTTTGCTGAGAAATGCCGAAGTAAATGGAAGCAGGCCAATAATAATATTTTATGACAAGTATATTACATATTCAAAATTACTTAAATATGTGGATTCTATGGCATATCAGCTTGAACATAGGCTGAACGTCAGAACGGGAGAAACAATAGCTATCATAATGGACTTTTCACCACCATATATTATCTCCATAATTTCATCTATAAAAATAGGTGCACGCATTTTGATAATTGATGGGAAAACAGATGATAGTACTATTAATGGATATATTGATAAATATGGCATAAAGGTAATGATCATATGCAAGAAGTTTGCAGAAAAAGCAAAAAATGAGCGGATAAAATATATTGTATCGGACCCGAACGATTTCCTCACGCTTGGGAAAGCCTTGATTAACAATATCCGCAACCGTTCATATGTTAAATACGGAAATAATGTCTTAAAATTTTATGAGTTTATTTATAGTGATAACGTTCCGGATCTGCCTGAGGCACATGAACCTTCATGTATTATGTTCCATATTGAAAATGAGCTGTTAGTATTTAATATGAAGAGCATCATAGGAGAAACATTCATAATCAATTACTGGTTGCCAAAATTTGACGGAAAACCTGTATTTTATTCGGGTATAGACCATTCAACACCTCTTGGTTTAATCTACTCAATAACACTTCCTATATCATTTTCAGGGACCATTGTCATAAACAGCCCAGCTTCCATCTCCCGGAATGCCTGTGATTTTGTAGTGGGGCCCCCTTCATTTTACTCACAAATAATTGAGAAAAAAATAAATATTTCCGGCGTAAAATACTGTATAATGCCATTTTACGATAGAGAAATAGAAAATGCTTTCCATCAATATACAGATATTCCCCTGATTACGGGTAGATCTGACCAGTTCACACTTACAACACATATGAACCCATTTGATGATATACGTGCGGGGTCATTTGGTATGCCAGTCAATTATGTGGAATGCATGATAAACCCTGAAAATGAGTTATTAATTAAAACACCTTATCTTCCAGTAATCTATGAAAATAATAAGAAAAAGGAATATGAATGGTACAACTTACACACAAAAGTAAAAGTTGTGGATAATTATTATTATTCACTTTGA
- a CDS encoding ArsR family transcriptional regulator, whose translation MALSEEVNKLAKYLMVSDIPRSVAYTLVYIKDKGEITSVEVERETGLRQPEVSIAMQWLRRKNWIAKRNMKKEGKGRPVHGYKLSKDFNEILEEIINEREKKIDEINSTINQLKNFKN comes from the coding sequence ATGGCGCTTTCAGAAGAAGTTAACAAGCTGGCGAAATACCTAATGGTGTCGGACATCCCCAGAAGTGTGGCATACACACTGGTATATATAAAAGACAAGGGTGAAATTACCTCTGTTGAGGTTGAGAGGGAAACAGGATTAAGGCAGCCTGAAGTATCTATTGCCATGCAATGGTTGCGTAGAAAAAACTGGATTGCAAAAAGGAATATGAAAAAAGAGGGAAAGGGACGGCCCGTGCACGGATATAAATTATCCAAGGATTTCAATGAAATACTTGAGGAAATAATAAATGAACGTGAAAAGAAAATAGATGAGATAAACAGTACCATAAACCAGTTAAAAAATTTTAAAAACTAA
- a CDS encoding UPF0147 family protein yields MDENLFNEVLALMDDLEDDSSIPRNVRKTSSEAKEKMKDGKESLDLRCATVISELDDISNDPNVPSHGRAAIYTIISKLEALSKS; encoded by the coding sequence ATGGATGAGAATTTGTTTAACGAGGTTCTAGCCTTGATGGATGATCTGGAAGATGATTCATCCATACCGAGGAATGTAAGAAAAACGTCTTCCGAAGCAAAAGAAAAAATGAAAGATGGCAAGGAAAGCCTTGATTTAAGGTGTGCCACTGTCATATCTGAACTGGATGATATCTCCAATGACCCGAATGTGCCGTCACATGGGAGGGCAGCCATATATACTATAATCAGCAAACTGGAAGCACTCTCAAAATCATGA